A genomic window from Solanum stenotomum isolate F172 chromosome 10, ASM1918654v1, whole genome shotgun sequence includes:
- the LOC125841775 gene encoding uncharacterized protein LOC125841775, which produces MPKSTRAYECVKKAWHSDTHQPIRGSFIQEIFRIVNEVHGSATKKNMEWQEKLPIVVFRAEEIMYSKANSEAEYMDLKTLWDRLNDAIDTIIRREYKDESKSRGLLQPCIEAALHLISPKRIRNTCPRYYPTPQANGNSHDRNRENPFPNIQFFSKLKNSNPQSNKMLPFSTLKLPMQTTRTSPSSCSIYPLYNGCQSEPSGPKFGSTSDDKSNAQLMDENKKIALRNTLSCNLNASSETSRTDFEDVSENQTVIGCDLSLRLGSFLVPCTRVENALCEDEKAGDVCKLNDLSPQFNRGLSFFLNENADKNQFESSSMSSDSQNLNIKSVLAKRKHGEDQQIYWPVKRPFNKFRS; this is translated from the exons ATGCCTAAATCTACAAGAGCTTATGAATGTGTTAAAAAAGCTTGGCATAGTGATACACACCAACCAATCAGAGGTTCCTTTATTCAAGAAATTTTCAG GATTGTGAATGAGGTTCATGGCTCAGCAACAAAGAAGAATATGGAATGGCAAGAGAAGCTTCCTATAGTTGTTTTTAGAGCTGAGGAAATTATGTATTCCAAAGCCAATTCTGAG GCTGAGTATATGGATCTTAAAACACTTTGGGATAGATTGAATGATGCTATTGACACTATCATTAGAAGAGAATACAAAGATGAATCTAAGTCTAGAGGCCTCTTACAACCTTGTATTGAAG CTGCTTTGCATTTGATCTCACCAAAAAGAATAAGGAACACTTGTCCAAGATATTATCCAACTCCACAGGCTAATGGAAATTCACATGACAGAAACAGAGAAAATCCTTTTCCTAACAttcaatttttctcaaaactcaaaaattcaaACCCACAATCTAACAAAATGCTTCCTTTCTCAACTCTGAAATTACCAATGCAGACTACCCGTACTTCGCCTTCTTCTTGTTCTATATATCCTTTGTATAATGGTTGTCAATCTGAACCTTCCGGTCCCAAATTTGGCTCCACAAGTGATGACAAATCAAATGCTCAGCTTATGGATGAGAACAAGAAGATTGCTCTAAGAAATACTCTGTCATGTAACTTAAACGCGTCAAGTGAAACTTCTCGGACAGATTTTGAAGATGTTTCTGAAAATCAGACTGTAATAGGGTGTGATTTATCGCTGCGTTTGGGTTCGTTTTTGGTTCCCTGCACTAGAGTTGAGAACGCTTTATGTGAGGATGAAAAAGCTGGTGATGTATGCAAGTTGAATGATCTATCTCCACAGTTCAACAGAGggttgtcattctttttgaacgAAAATGCTGATAAAAACCAGTTTGAATCATCTTCAATGAGTTCAGATagtcaaaatttgaatataaagtCAGTTTTGGCGAAGAGAAAGCATGGTGAGGATCAGCAGATATATTGGCCAGTGAAGCGTCCTTTTAACAAATTCAGGTCCTAG